One window from the genome of Natronomonas pharaonis DSM 2160 encodes:
- a CDS encoding DUF6735 family protein, which yields MGHRTLVAYDRDGYDLHYAHWTPDPESLTVDTPFGRPPEDDWARKRADRLLDAEGGRLTEHRTTAVDSDPLATDLSFTDIGGYIDPLEHERLYVVDPSFSVTTYVVFGVENGRLSPPDAPTVALVGYDGERDAAYLRGWLAGGRAVRGVAGPDGASIVAALRWLDPDRGTVVWLPGSG from the coding sequence ATGGGTCATCGAACGCTTGTCGCCTACGACCGAGACGGCTACGACCTCCATTACGCACACTGGACACCGGACCCTGAGTCACTGACTGTCGACACGCCGTTTGGCAGGCCACCGGAGGACGACTGGGCTCGCAAGCGGGCCGACCGCTTGCTCGACGCCGAGGGGGGACGGCTGACAGAGCACCGAACGACAGCCGTCGACAGCGACCCGCTGGCGACCGACCTTTCGTTTACCGACATCGGCGGGTACATCGACCCGCTGGAACACGAGCGCCTCTACGTCGTCGACCCGTCGTTTTCGGTCACGACTTACGTTGTCTTCGGCGTCGAAAACGGGCGGCTCAGCCCGCCGGACGCACCGACGGTCGCACTCGTCGGCTACGACGGCGAACGCGACGCCGCCTATCTCCGCGGGTGGTTAGCCGGTGGCCGGGCGGTCCGTGGCGTCGCCGGCCCGGACGGTGCGAGTATCGTTGCGGCGCTGCGCTGGCTCGACCCCGACCGTGGAACCGTCGTTTGGCTACCGGGGTCCGGCTGA
- a CDS encoding restriction endonuclease: MTTLLDDLSGYEFEDAVASLFRALDYEDVSVATRVADEGRDITMYDGETAYVVECKHTDTVSRPVVQKLHSAVATYSHDGPKHGMVVTSGRFTGPAEKYAKELRERGDPHPIELLDGTDIRELGESVGMDLRNGRIEILCEETLPVGDPEHVLAAVFEEIKNAPPRTKLPEPAVEVGYNPIVDIEAVTRSTFETGAGVIHRINRRDRLIVEADPAGPRLAPGGVSTLTGIESVALSDEQKRHGGEAVRFGLTESEARDWTRERLCDRLETTVAYTGDNNVTYEQTCRPSPDDVALQQVEPCYLPRVDAAVELGAYTHRYEYDAAGERHVPRTDGIRRCVHCETAGADAATYTYCENCGSISCGTHTKTERLESEPVCTGCAVTGEFFYATKYFFDEENRAAFRDEYEAMPIHHKAMENPYLTAAIVAAALLVVAAVAVAAL, from the coding sequence GTGACGACGCTGCTGGACGACCTCTCGGGCTACGAGTTCGAGGACGCCGTCGCCTCGCTGTTCCGGGCGCTTGATTACGAGGATGTCTCGGTCGCGACCCGGGTGGCAGACGAGGGCCGCGACATCACGATGTACGACGGTGAGACGGCCTACGTCGTCGAGTGCAAGCACACCGACACCGTCTCCCGGCCGGTCGTCCAGAAGCTTCACTCAGCGGTCGCGACATACAGCCACGACGGCCCGAAACACGGGATGGTCGTCACCTCGGGTCGGTTCACCGGACCGGCCGAAAAATACGCCAAAGAGCTACGGGAGCGTGGCGACCCGCACCCGATAGAGCTCCTCGATGGAACGGATATCCGCGAACTCGGCGAATCGGTCGGGATGGACCTCCGCAACGGCCGCATCGAGATTCTCTGCGAGGAAACGTTGCCGGTCGGCGACCCCGAGCACGTGCTCGCGGCTGTGTTCGAGGAAATCAAAAACGCCCCGCCGCGGACGAAACTCCCCGAACCGGCAGTCGAGGTGGGCTACAACCCCATCGTCGATATCGAGGCGGTCACCCGGTCGACCTTCGAGACGGGGGCCGGCGTCATCCACCGCATCAACCGCCGGGACCGCCTCATCGTCGAGGCCGACCCGGCCGGGCCGCGGCTCGCGCCGGGGGGCGTTTCCACCCTGACCGGCATCGAGTCGGTCGCCCTCAGTGACGAACAGAAGCGCCACGGCGGCGAGGCAGTCCGGTTCGGGCTGACGGAATCGGAGGCCAGAGACTGGACCAGAGAGCGTCTCTGTGACCGCCTTGAAACGACGGTGGCCTACACCGGCGACAACAACGTCACCTACGAGCAAACCTGCCGGCCCTCGCCGGACGACGTTGCCCTCCAGCAGGTCGAGCCGTGTTATCTCCCGCGTGTCGACGCTGCCGTCGAACTCGGAGCCTACACCCACCGATACGAGTACGACGCCGCCGGTGAGCGGCACGTCCCTCGGACGGATGGCATCCGGCGCTGTGTTCACTGCGAGACGGCTGGGGCCGACGCGGCAACGTACACGTACTGTGAGAACTGCGGCAGCATCAGTTGCGGAACCCACACGAAGACCGAGCGGCTCGAATCGGAGCCGGTCTGTACCGGCTGTGCGGTCACCGGCGAGTTCTTTTATGCGACAAAGTACTTTTTCGACGAGGAAAACCGGGCGGCGTTCCGCGACGAGTACGAAGCAATGCCCATCCATCACAAAGCGATGGAAAACCCGTATTTGACGGCTGCTATCGTCGCTGCGGCACTGCTCGTCGTTGCGGCAGTGGCTGTCGCCGCCCTGTGA
- a CDS encoding DUF2270 domain-containing protein translates to MDDEHSFDPDTEEGREVAAKAGEESSDFLSLLPHYYRGEVSQMSTRISRLDLTVDWAIGLIAAVLALSFASPDSPPYFLLIGMLALTIFLGFDIRRYRSYDAARSRVRMIEENVFANAFNPNGTVHDHWRSELAEDLRKPTLKVSVREAVTRRLRRVYFPLLSLLFLAWVFRITIFVPGEQWHETASVPGIPGTVVVGIVVGYYFATAALTFWPGQRQAKGEYYGVDPGRWKKKK, encoded by the coding sequence ATGGACGACGAGCACTCGTTTGACCCGGACACCGAGGAGGGGCGCGAGGTGGCGGCCAAAGCGGGGGAGGAGTCTTCCGACTTCCTCTCGCTTCTGCCGCACTACTACCGGGGAGAGGTCAGCCAGATGTCGACCCGAATCAGCCGCCTCGACCTGACGGTCGATTGGGCTATCGGTCTCATCGCCGCCGTGCTAGCGCTTTCGTTCGCATCACCCGACAGCCCCCCGTACTTCCTGCTCATCGGGATGCTCGCGCTGACTATCTTCTTGGGATTCGATATCCGGCGCTACCGGTCGTACGACGCGGCCCGCTCGCGGGTCCGGATGATAGAGGAGAACGTCTTCGCGAACGCGTTCAACCCCAACGGGACGGTTCATGACCACTGGCGGTCGGAACTCGCCGAAGACCTTCGCAAGCCGACACTTAAGGTGTCGGTTCGGGAGGCGGTAACCAGGCGTCTCCGCCGAGTGTATTTCCCGCTGTTGAGCCTCCTGTTTCTCGCGTGGGTGTTCCGGATTACAATCTTCGTTCCCGGCGAGCAGTGGCACGAAACCGCATCGGTCCCGGGCATTCCCGGCACTGTCGTTGTTGGAATCGTCGTTGGCTACTATTTCGCCACCGCAGCGCTGACGTTCTGGCCGGGACAGCGCCAAGCGAAGGGGGAGTACTACGGGGTCGACCCAGGACGCTGGAAAAAGAAGAAGTGA
- the nucS gene encoding endonuclease NucS, with protein MTDDPSEDATRTLAEPAVGPASSLVADGLASDALVTLFGRCTVDYEGRAASELGPGDRHVMLKPDGAALVHTDEGQKPVNWQPPGCTHECRVDDGALVIESRRETPDERLEIRFSDVAHVAVFRPTDEETLELEGTEADLKDRILSEPSLVESGFRPLATERETPAGAVDVYGEDSEGRTTVLELKRRRVGPDAVGQLDRYVAALERDLHADAEVRGILVAPSVTERARSLLAEQGLEFVSLTPRD; from the coding sequence GTGACAGACGACCCGAGCGAGGACGCGACACGAACGCTTGCCGAGCCGGCTGTCGGTCCGGCGTCGTCGCTCGTCGCCGACGGGCTCGCCAGTGATGCGCTTGTGACGCTTTTTGGCCGCTGCACCGTCGACTACGAGGGGCGGGCGGCGTCCGAACTCGGCCCCGGCGACCGGCACGTGATGCTGAAACCGGACGGGGCGGCGCTCGTCCACACCGACGAGGGACAAAAGCCGGTCAACTGGCAGCCCCCCGGCTGCACCCACGAGTGCCGGGTCGATGACGGCGCACTTGTCATCGAGAGCCGGCGGGAGACGCCCGACGAGCGGCTCGAAATCCGCTTCAGCGATGTTGCTCACGTTGCCGTCTTTCGGCCGACCGACGAGGAGACGCTCGAACTGGAGGGAACCGAAGCCGACCTGAAAGACCGCATCCTCTCGGAGCCGTCGCTCGTCGAGTCGGGGTTTCGACCGCTGGCGACCGAACGCGAGACGCCCGCCGGAGCCGTCGATGTCTACGGCGAGGACAGCGAGGGACGAACAACCGTTCTCGAACTGAAACGGCGGCGTGTCGGTCCAGACGCCGTCGGCCAGCTTGACCGCTACGTTGCGGCGCTGGAGCGTGACCTCCACGCCGACGCCGAGGTTCGCGGCATTCTCGTTGCGCCCTCGGTCACCGAGCGGGCGCGGTCGCTGCTCGCCGAGCAGGGCCTGGAGTTCGTTTCGCTGACGCCACGCGATTAG
- a CDS encoding DUF7124 domain-containing protein, which translates to MTDDAERITLAFELAALERLADPAGVIRDTMGWTSHLGIISDEPTHLVRKRARDYGFNPDFLPGPRSRHESLPKVKGQPEHDADRYILVAAHDDIEDAAERHGWEYRPVAEAAETAGWVLATETDDDEEHTGWP; encoded by the coding sequence ATGACAGACGACGCCGAACGCATCACGCTCGCCTTCGAGCTTGCCGCACTAGAGCGGCTCGCGGACCCCGCCGGCGTCATCCGCGACACGATGGGCTGGACCAGTCATCTCGGCATCATCAGCGACGAGCCGACGCATCTGGTCCGCAAGCGGGCCCGTGACTACGGCTTCAACCCCGACTTCCTGCCAGGGCCGCGGAGTCGCCACGAGAGCCTCCCGAAGGTCAAAGGGCAGCCGGAACACGACGCCGACCGGTATATTCTGGTCGCCGCACACGACGACATCGAGGACGCCGCCGAGCGACACGGCTGGGAGTACCGCCCCGTGGCTGAGGCTGCCGAGACGGCCGGGTGGGTGCTGGCGACGGAGACGGACGACGACGAAGAACACACCGGCTGGCCCTAG
- a CDS encoding 50S ribosomal protein L15e, translating into MARSFYSHIREAWKTPKEGKLAELQWQRQQEWRDQGAIERIERPTRLDKARSLGYKAKQGVVVARVSVRKGTARKQRFKAGRRSKRQGVNKITRRKNLQRIAEERSGRKFRNLRVLNSYWVGEDGSQKWFEVILLDPEHGAIQNDDDLSWICDDSQRGRAYRGRTSAGQRGRGQQKRGKGTEHTRPSIRANDKRGK; encoded by the coding sequence ATGGCACGAAGCTTCTACTCACACATCCGAGAGGCGTGGAAGACGCCCAAGGAAGGAAAGCTCGCGGAACTGCAGTGGCAGCGCCAGCAGGAATGGCGCGACCAGGGCGCAATCGAACGCATCGAACGGCCGACCCGACTCGACAAGGCCCGCTCGCTCGGCTACAAGGCCAAGCAGGGCGTTGTCGTCGCTCGCGTGTCGGTCCGGAAAGGCACGGCCCGCAAACAGCGGTTCAAGGCCGGCCGTCGTTCGAAGCGCCAGGGTGTCAACAAGATCACTCGGCGGAAGAACCTCCAGCGCATCGCCGAAGAGCGCTCCGGACGGAAGTTCCGCAACCTCCGCGTACTGAACAGCTACTGGGTTGGCGAGGACGGCTCGCAGAAATGGTTCGAAGTCATTCTGCTCGACCCCGAGCACGGGGCCATCCAGAACGACGACGACCTGAGCTGGATTTGCGACGACAGCCAGCGCGGCCGCGCCTACCGCGGTCGCACCTCCGCCGGCCAGCGCGGCCGCGGCCAGCAAAAGCGCGGCAAGGGTACTGAACACACCCGTCCGAGCATCCGCGCCAACGACAAGCGCGGCAAGTAA
- the mutS gene encoding DNA mismatch repair protein MutS produces the protein MDEALGPPPAMAEKADELTPMLSQYLELCERYDDALVLFQVGDFYETFCEAAETTARLLEITLTQREDSTGTYPMAGIPIDNAESYIETLLDAGYRVAVADQVEAAEAASGLVDRAVTRVVTPGTLTETELLAEADNNFVACLTDGYGLALLDVSTGDCYATRLDRTAGVADELERFDPAEAVVGPDAPTDCFGEDCMVTPYERSAFELDAARERVEAYFGSTALASDAEIRACGALLAYAEYARGTTTDGETEPLDYINQLTRYDPREYMLLDAVAVRSLEIFEPRHVHGLEGAALVETLDETASALGGRELRDWLRRPLLDADRIERRLDAVEALVERVSDRERASERLADVYDLERLVAAVSRGRADARDLRALESTLSVVPELRACLDDAAGESEKLASVRERLDDCTAVRELIDRAIVDSPPVEITEGGVIRDGYDERLDELRATERDGKAWIDDLEAKERERTGIDSLKVGHNSVHGYYIEVTNPNLDAVPDDYQRRQTLKNSERFYTPELKEREDEIIRAEDRADELEYERFRSVREEVAAATERIQETARAVAELDVLCALATVAAQYDYCRPTVDADGIYIEGGRHPVVERTESSFVPNPTDLPATEPLAVITGPNMSGKSTYMRQVALTSVLTQLGSFVPAERAAVPIFDRVFTRVGASDDIAGGRSTFMVEMTELSTILDAADGRSLVVLDEVGRGTSTRDGYAIAQATTEYLHDEAGAFTLFATHHHELTDVAAELPQARNYHFAAARTADGVEFDHDLRPGAAEASYGVEVAEMAGVPEAVVDRADELLGGMRSNDTPPAAAASTDGGRVPEALLAELEAVDLAETTPLEALNLLSRLKSQLD, from the coding sequence ATGGACGAGGCGCTGGGACCGCCGCCCGCGATGGCCGAGAAGGCCGACGAACTCACGCCGATGCTGTCGCAGTATCTGGAACTGTGTGAGCGCTACGACGACGCGCTCGTGTTGTTCCAGGTCGGCGACTTCTACGAGACGTTCTGTGAGGCCGCCGAGACGACCGCCCGCCTGCTGGAGATTACGCTCACCCAGCGGGAGGATTCGACGGGGACCTATCCGATGGCCGGTATCCCCATCGACAACGCGGAGTCGTACATCGAGACGCTGCTGGATGCGGGCTACCGGGTCGCCGTTGCCGACCAGGTAGAGGCGGCTGAAGCGGCATCAGGACTCGTCGACCGGGCGGTCACCCGCGTTGTCACGCCGGGAACGCTCACCGAGACGGAGCTACTGGCCGAGGCGGACAACAACTTCGTCGCCTGCCTGACCGACGGCTACGGTTTGGCCCTCTTGGATGTCTCGACGGGTGACTGTTATGCCACCCGGCTGGACCGCACGGCGGGCGTCGCAGACGAACTCGAGCGGTTCGACCCCGCAGAGGCGGTTGTCGGCCCCGACGCGCCGACCGACTGCTTCGGCGAGGACTGCATGGTGACGCCGTACGAGCGGTCGGCCTTCGAACTCGACGCCGCCCGCGAGCGGGTCGAGGCCTACTTCGGGTCGACAGCGCTCGCCAGCGACGCCGAAATACGAGCCTGCGGAGCGTTGCTCGCGTACGCCGAGTACGCCCGCGGAACGACGACCGACGGCGAGACGGAGCCGCTCGATTATATCAACCAGCTCACGCGGTACGACCCCCGAGAGTACATGCTGTTGGACGCCGTGGCGGTGCGCTCGCTGGAGATATTCGAGCCGCGGCACGTCCACGGGCTGGAGGGGGCGGCACTTGTCGAGACACTCGACGAAACCGCCAGCGCCCTCGGCGGCCGCGAGCTTCGCGATTGGCTCCGCCGGCCGCTGCTGGACGCCGACCGAATCGAACGCCGGCTCGATGCTGTCGAGGCGCTTGTCGAGCGGGTCAGCGACCGCGAGCGGGCAAGCGAACGCCTCGCGGACGTGTACGACCTCGAACGACTGGTGGCGGCCGTCTCCCGCGGTCGGGCCGACGCCCGCGACCTCCGGGCGCTGGAGTCGACACTGTCTGTCGTGCCGGAGCTACGCGCCTGCCTCGACGACGCGGCCGGGGAAAGCGAGAAGCTGGCGTCGGTCCGCGAGCGGCTCGACGACTGCACGGCAGTCAGAGAGCTCATCGACCGCGCCATCGTCGACTCGCCACCGGTCGAAATCACCGAGGGCGGTGTCATCCGGGACGGCTACGACGAGCGACTCGACGAACTGCGAGCCACCGAGCGGGACGGGAAAGCATGGATAGACGACCTCGAAGCCAAAGAGCGCGAGCGCACCGGCATCGACTCGCTGAAAGTCGGCCACAACTCCGTTCACGGCTATTACATCGAGGTCACGAATCCGAATCTCGATGCCGTTCCGGACGATTATCAGCGGCGGCAGACGCTGAAAAACTCCGAGCGGTTCTACACCCCCGAACTCAAAGAGCGGGAAGACGAAATCATCCGGGCCGAAGACCGGGCCGACGAACTCGAATACGAGCGCTTCCGGTCGGTCCGAGAGGAGGTCGCGGCGGCCACAGAGCGGATACAGGAGACCGCCCGCGCCGTCGCCGAACTCGACGTGCTCTGTGCGCTGGCGACCGTCGCCGCCCAGTACGACTACTGCCGACCGACCGTCGACGCCGACGGTATCTACATCGAAGGCGGACGGCACCCGGTCGTCGAGCGCACCGAGTCGTCGTTCGTTCCCAACCCGACCGACCTCCCTGCAACGGAGCCGCTCGCGGTCATCACCGGGCCGAATATGTCAGGCAAGTCGACCTACATGCGCCAGGTCGCGCTGACTTCGGTGCTCACACAGCTCGGGAGTTTCGTGCCGGCGGAACGGGCCGCTGTCCCGATATTTGACCGCGTGTTCACTCGTGTCGGCGCGTCGGACGACATCGCCGGCGGTCGCTCGACGTTCATGGTCGAGATGACGGAGCTGTCGACGATTCTCGACGCCGCCGACGGGCGGAGCCTGGTCGTTCTCGACGAGGTCGGCCGCGGTACCTCGACCCGCGACGGCTACGCCATCGCGCAGGCGACGACCGAGTACCTCCACGATGAGGCCGGCGCGTTTACCCTGTTTGCGACCCACCACCACGAGCTGACCGACGTGGCCGCCGAACTCCCGCAAGCGCGAAACTACCACTTCGCGGCCGCCCGGACGGCCGACGGTGTCGAGTTCGACCACGACCTGCGGCCGGGGGCCGCCGAAGCCTCCTACGGGGTCGAAGTCGCAGAGATGGCGGGCGTTCCGGAGGCGGTAGTCGACCGAGCCGACGAGCTTCTCGGCGGAATGCGGAGCAACGACACGCCGCCGGCCGCCGCCGCATCGACGGATGGCGGGCGCGTTCCCGAAGCGTTGCTGGCGGAGTTAGAGGCCGTCGACCTCGCGGAGACGACGCCGCTGGAGGCGTTGAACCTGCTTTCGCGGCTCAAATCACAGCTCGACTGA
- a CDS encoding AIR synthase family protein: protein MSDTSGKVDREFFETQIQPNLGAAADSTVLGPEHGIDFGVVTPAGEALVITADPLSVVPALGFERAGRLAVHSVLSDVAVSGVPPTHLSVTLTLPESMAEAEFAAFWGGVDETCSRLGVDIVTGHTGYHATDFPWVGGATAIGFGDPEQLVRPDGARPGDGLLLAGGPGREVAALFATLFSDTLDVTEETCQQAAARLEATTAVEDALAAADAAPVSAMHDATECGVKGALAELAAASGVHIDIESDATPSQPDIDAVCEAVGLDPWSVSARGTLLITGRPDALAAVADALEARGTDAAIVGAVTAGDGVHIDGEAVDHPGVDPAWETFRELGEAGSN, encoded by the coding sequence ATGTCCGATACGTCCGGCAAGGTCGACCGCGAGTTCTTCGAGACACAGATTCAGCCGAATCTAGGCGCAGCGGCCGATTCGACGGTGCTCGGTCCAGAGCACGGTATCGATTTCGGCGTCGTAACGCCAGCGGGTGAGGCACTCGTGATTACGGCCGACCCGCTTTCGGTCGTCCCGGCGCTCGGGTTCGAACGGGCAGGGCGGCTCGCCGTCCACAGCGTCCTCTCCGACGTCGCCGTCAGTGGCGTCCCACCAACTCACCTCAGCGTGACACTCACACTCCCAGAGTCGATGGCTGAAGCGGAGTTCGCGGCGTTCTGGGGCGGTGTCGACGAAACGTGTTCGCGGCTCGGCGTCGATATCGTCACCGGCCACACGGGATATCACGCCACCGACTTCCCGTGGGTCGGCGGCGCGACGGCCATCGGCTTCGGCGACCCTGAACAGCTCGTCAGGCCCGACGGCGCGCGGCCGGGCGACGGACTCTTGCTCGCCGGCGGGCCGGGCCGCGAGGTTGCGGCGCTGTTTGCGACCCTGTTTTCTGATACTCTTGATGTCACCGAAGAGACGTGTCAGCAAGCGGCGGCGCGGCTCGAAGCGACGACCGCAGTCGAAGACGCGCTCGCCGCCGCCGACGCCGCCCCGGTTTCGGCGATGCACGACGCGACCGAATGCGGCGTCAAGGGTGCTCTCGCCGAACTGGCGGCCGCAAGCGGTGTCCACATCGACATCGAAAGCGACGCAACCCCGTCACAGCCGGATATCGACGCCGTCTGCGAGGCCGTCGGCCTCGACCCGTGGTCTGTCTCCGCCCGTGGAACACTGTTGATTACCGGCCGGCCGGATGCGCTTGCGGCCGTCGCTGACGCACTCGAAGCCCGGGGGACCGATGCGGCAATTGTCGGCGCTGTCACTGCCGGCGACGGCGTTCACATCGACGGCGAGGCGGTCGACCATCCCGGTGTCGACCCCGCGTGGGAGACGTTCAGGGAGCTTGGAGAGGCGGGAAGTAATTAG
- a CDS encoding FAD/NAD(P)-binding protein: protein MNEFVIVGGGVHGTYLANRATAEYDPEDITIVDPAPRLLSTFRQRAARCGMTELRSPFVHHLGRDPFDLETFAHSRGREAELVPTPNYPPRPTLSLFCDHAAHVIARRGLDALHRRGTVTDVRDAGDGLVVETTGGTLRSRRVVLAVGHGPPSLPEWAGDAIDHVWDDAPNSGRTASPRAVAADGGNVVADGDGVAENTNDKAPDIVVGGGSTAAQVALQRNADILLSRHPLRTSVTEAEPPWVNWPHIQRELHGHPPGSKARLKTVREARKSGTIRPQLRDRLEASDVSVVVGEVESAVETDDAVRLRLTDGRPLAGDAVCCATGFEPPWDRPFVRRLASSLGLERGYDGMPVLDDATVSWRGDTDGIYASGALAAGTVGPFAGNVIGARRAADRIVG from the coding sequence GTGAACGAGTTCGTCATCGTTGGTGGTGGCGTCCACGGGACGTACCTCGCCAACCGGGCTACAGCGGAGTACGACCCCGAAGACATCACTATCGTCGACCCAGCACCGCGGCTGCTTTCGACGTTCCGGCAGCGTGCGGCGCGGTGCGGCATGACTGAGCTCCGGTCGCCATTCGTCCATCATCTCGGCCGTGACCCGTTCGACCTCGAGACGTTCGCTCACTCCCGTGGCCGGGAAGCGGAGCTGGTGCCAACGCCGAACTATCCACCCCGGCCGACGCTGTCGCTGTTTTGTGACCACGCTGCCCATGTTATTGCGCGCCGCGGCCTTGACGCGCTCCACCGCCGGGGGACCGTGACTGATGTCCGCGACGCCGGGGACGGGCTAGTCGTTGAGACAACCGGGGGAACGCTCCGGAGCCGGCGGGTCGTGCTTGCAGTCGGACACGGACCGCCGTCGCTCCCCGAGTGGGCCGGCGATGCCATCGACCACGTCTGGGACGACGCCCCCAACAGCGGCCGAACAGCGTCACCGCGTGCGGTCGCCGCCGACGGCGGGAACGTCGTCGCCGACGGCGATGGCGTTGCTGAAAATACCAACGATAAGGCCCCGGATATCGTCGTCGGGGGCGGCAGCACGGCCGCGCAGGTGGCACTGCAGCGCAACGCGGATATCCTGTTGAGCCGCCATCCGCTCCGGACGTCAGTCACCGAGGCTGAGCCGCCGTGGGTGAACTGGCCACACATCCAGCGGGAGCTTCACGGCCACCCGCCGGGGTCGAAGGCCCGGCTCAAGACGGTCCGGGAGGCCAGAAAGTCCGGCACGATACGGCCGCAGCTCCGGGACCGTCTCGAAGCGAGCGATGTCTCTGTGGTTGTCGGCGAGGTCGAAAGCGCCGTCGAAACGGACGACGCTGTTCGGCTTCGGCTGACCGACGGCCGGCCGCTTGCCGGCGACGCGGTGTGCTGTGCGACCGGGTTCGAACCGCCGTGGGACCGCCCGTTCGTCCGCCGGCTCGCATCGTCGCTGGGATTGGAGCGCGGCTATGACGGGATGCCCGTGCTTGACGATGCGACAGTATCGTGGCGGGGCGACACCGACGGCATCTACGCGAGCGGCGCGCTCGCTGCTGGGACGGTCGGCCCGTTCGCCGGCAACGTCATCGGTGCACGTCGGGCCGCAGACCGCATCGTCGGCTAG
- a CDS encoding DUF411 domain-containing protein, which produces MELSRRSFLATSAVATAGFAGCTGDSGDPDPPQQSTGTADWTWDGDVPVDSVVQYHQPSCGCCGEYVDYLERNGIAVSVEERPDFDSFVATKADLGVPESMRSCHTIEFGSYLVEGHVPLSAIERLFDDEAAVAGLAIPGMPQHAPGMGPPSDDPLTVYAFDDEGTRPFDDV; this is translated from the coding sequence ATGGAGCTTTCACGCCGCAGTTTCCTGGCGACGAGTGCCGTCGCCACTGCTGGCTTCGCCGGCTGTACCGGTGATTCTGGTGACCCTGACCCGCCACAGCAGTCGACCGGCACCGCCGACTGGACGTGGGATGGCGACGTTCCAGTAGACTCCGTCGTCCAGTACCACCAGCCGTCGTGTGGCTGTTGTGGCGAGTACGTCGACTACCTCGAACGGAACGGCATTGCTGTCTCCGTCGAGGAGCGTCCCGACTTCGATTCCTTTGTCGCGACGAAAGCCGACCTCGGTGTCCCCGAGTCGATGCGCAGCTGTCATACTATCGAGTTCGGCTCCTATCTCGTCGAGGGCCACGTACCACTGTCGGCCATCGAGCGTCTCTTCGACGACGAGGCCGCTGTCGCCGGCCTTGCGATTCCCGGAATGCCCCAACACGCACCCGGAATGGGCCCACCGAGCGACGACCCGCTTACCGTCTACGCCTTCGATGACGAAGGGACACGGCCGTTCGACGACGTATAG
- a CDS encoding serine/threonine-protein kinase RIO2, translating to MVQNVATQMAELEEPDFHLLSGIEHGMRFSRWVAEGKLPKFSRLDEEELTYRLDRCMDRELIERKTIQYTGYRLTFEGYDALALRTFSERESIDGVGSPLGVGKESDVYEARSFRPLALKFHREGYTNFREVQKEREYTADNEHRSWFYTARKAAEREYDALETLYPEVSVPRPVDQNRHAIVMEKVDGVELSRAKLDADQVVGVAELILEEMATAYNAGYVHADMSEYNVFVAADGVTIFDWPQSVPTEHENSDELLVRDVENLLGHFERKYPSETPAVDERALADALAADEFDSLRAFEQ from the coding sequence ATGGTCCAGAACGTCGCCACGCAGATGGCCGAGTTGGAGGAGCCGGATTTCCATCTGCTTTCGGGCATCGAACACGGGATGCGGTTCTCACGGTGGGTCGCCGAGGGGAAGCTACCGAAGTTCTCTCGGCTTGACGAAGAAGAGTTGACCTACCGCCTCGACCGCTGCATGGACCGCGAACTCATCGAGCGGAAGACGATTCAGTACACCGGCTACCGGCTCACTTTCGAGGGATACGACGCGCTGGCGCTGCGAACGTTCTCCGAACGGGAGTCGATAGACGGCGTCGGCTCCCCGCTCGGCGTCGGCAAGGAAAGCGACGTCTACGAGGCCCGGTCGTTTCGCCCGCTTGCCCTGAAGTTCCACCGCGAGGGGTATACCAACTTCCGTGAGGTCCAAAAAGAGCGGGAGTACACCGCCGACAACGAACACCGGTCGTGGTTCTACACGGCCCGTAAGGCAGCCGAGCGGGAGTACGATGCCCTCGAAACACTGTATCCGGAGGTGTCGGTTCCCCGTCCGGTCGACCAGAACCGCCACGCCATCGTGATGGAGAAAGTCGACGGTGTCGAGCTCTCTCGTGCCAAACTCGACGCCGACCAGGTCGTCGGCGTCGCCGAGCTGATACTCGAAGAGATGGCGACCGCCTACAACGCCGGCTACGTCCATGCCGACATGAGCGAGTACAACGTCTTCGTCGCCGCTGACGGCGTGACGATCTTTGATTGGCCGCAGTCGGTCCCGACCGAACACGAAAACAGCGACGAACTGCTGGTCCGCGATGTTGAGAACCTGCTCGGCCACTTTGAGCGGAAGTACCCAAGCGAGACGCCGGCTGTCGACGAGCGGGCGCTCGCTGACGCGCTTGCTGCCGACGAGTTCGATTCGCTGCGTGCCTTCGAGCAGTAA